A region of uncultured Carboxylicivirga sp. DNA encodes the following proteins:
- a CDS encoding glycoside hydrolase family 43 protein: MTIWNKVLLSAFAFCAISAVNAQDELDSIYHFATSGNPIFTHKYTADPAALVLGDTLWLFTGHDFQGGQKGYNLKDWCVFSTTDLKNWTEYPTPLRAKDFSWDERGQAYAAHTVKKDGKYYWYISTNTSGIGVAVADRLEGPYKDVLGTQLVKRSDCFASTHSWTCIDPAAFIDDDGQAWLFWGNGVCYYAKLKDNMIELDGPVKKIDFEGLEFTEAPWVHKYNGKYYLSYATGFPEKIAYAMADNIEGPYEYKGILNEIAGNSNTNHQSIVEFKGEWYFIYHNGGIQTDGSSYSRSVCVDKLYYNEDGTIKRIVMTTEGVNAVK, encoded by the coding sequence ATGACAATTTGGAATAAAGTACTTTTATCGGCATTTGCATTTTGTGCAATATCGGCTGTTAATGCGCAAGATGAGTTAGATAGTATCTATCACTTTGCTACAAGTGGGAATCCAATTTTTACACATAAATATACTGCAGATCCGGCTGCCTTAGTTTTGGGCGATACCCTTTGGTTGTTTACAGGTCATGATTTTCAAGGTGGACAAAAAGGCTATAACCTGAAAGATTGGTGTGTTTTTTCCACAACCGATTTAAAGAACTGGACAGAATATCCTACACCGTTAAGAGCAAAAGACTTTTCATGGGATGAAAGAGGTCAGGCATATGCTGCTCATACAGTTAAAAAAGACGGAAAATATTACTGGTATATAAGTACAAACACATCAGGGATTGGGGTGGCAGTTGCTGATCGTCTTGAAGGACCTTATAAAGATGTGTTGGGCACTCAACTGGTAAAGCGTTCTGATTGTTTTGCTTCAACTCACTCCTGGACATGCATTGATCCAGCTGCTTTTATCGATGATGATGGCCAGGCTTGGTTATTCTGGGGTAATGGCGTTTGCTATTACGCCAAACTTAAGGATAATATGATTGAACTGGATGGACCCGTTAAGAAAATTGATTTTGAAGGATTGGAATTTACCGAAGCTCCTTGGGTACATAAATACAATGGCAAGTACTACTTAAGCTATGCTACCGGATTTCCTGAAAAAATAGCCTATGCTATGGCCGATAATATTGAAGGTCCATATGAATACAAGGGAATATTAAATGAAATAGCCGGTAACAGTAATACGAATCATCAATCAATAGTGGAATTCAAAGGTGAATGGTATTTTATCTATCACAATGGAGGAATTCAAACGGATGGTAGTAGTTATAGCCGTTCGGTATGTGTCGACAAGCTTTATTATAATGAGGACGGTACCATTAAGAGGATTGTGATGACCACAGAAGGGGTTAATGCAGTTAAATAA
- a CDS encoding glycoside hydrolase family 43 protein, with amino-acid sequence MMKTHTFLLFILIVLLINSCSIAVDENRYEAYLFAYFEGTGEPKEREQLRFAISNDAIDWIALNENKPILSSAEISLTGGIRDPHILRGDDGKSFYVVATDMFTFKNGWDHNPGIVLLHSKNLTDWEHSFIDLKESYPEKFGNVKWVWAPQTIFDSEKGKYLIYFTVRFNDDLNLDFYCAYANDDFSGFENEPSLMFSPKYGAIDGDIIYKDGMYHMFFKGNTKDERGIEFKNGIRQATSKSLKGPWAEDFTYLDAYADSSIVVEGSSVFKYNNSDEYILMYDLYSSGKYEFQRSTDLYKFTTEPESFTKNFFPRHGSVIGITKKELYRLNEKWGNKQEITN; translated from the coding sequence ATGATGAAAACGCATACTTTTTTGTTATTTATTCTCATCGTGCTTCTAATTAATAGTTGTTCAATAGCAGTTGATGAAAACAGATACGAAGCATATCTATTTGCATATTTCGAAGGAACCGGTGAACCTAAGGAAAGAGAACAATTGAGGTTTGCAATCAGTAATGATGCAATAGACTGGATTGCGCTTAATGAAAATAAACCAATACTTTCTTCTGCTGAAATTTCTTTGACCGGAGGGATACGAGATCCTCATATTTTAAGAGGCGACGATGGTAAATCCTTCTATGTGGTAGCCACAGATATGTTTACTTTTAAAAATGGTTGGGATCATAATCCGGGAATAGTTTTACTTCATTCAAAAAATCTGACAGATTGGGAACATTCATTCATTGATTTAAAAGAGTCATATCCTGAAAAATTCGGGAATGTAAAATGGGTTTGGGCACCGCAAACAATTTTCGATTCAGAAAAGGGAAAATATCTAATCTACTTTACCGTACGATTTAATGATGATCTGAATCTGGATTTTTATTGTGCGTATGCAAATGATGATTTTTCAGGATTTGAAAACGAACCAAGCCTAATGTTTAGTCCGAAATATGGTGCCATTGATGGAGATATCATATACAAAGATGGCATGTATCATATGTTTTTTAAAGGCAATACAAAAGACGAAAGAGGTATTGAATTTAAGAATGGAATTCGGCAGGCTACCAGTAAATCTTTAAAGGGTCCATGGGCTGAAGACTTCACTTATCTGGATGCTTATGCTGATAGTTCAATTGTAGTTGAAGGTTCATCTGTTTTTAAATACAATAATTCAGATGAGTATATATTAATGTATGATTTATATAGTAGTGGAAAATATGAATTTCAGAGAAGTACGGATTTATATAAATTTACTACTGAACCAGAGTCTTTTACTAAGAATTTTTTCCCGCGGCACGGTTCTGTAATTGGAATTACAAAGAAGGAATTATACCGGTTAAATGAAAAGTGGGGTAATAAACAGGAAATAACTAACTAA